The Actinocorallia herbida DNA window CGGGCTGGTGGCGGTCCTGCTCAGGCTCGGGACCGGGATGGCGGGGAACGGGTCGGCGCGGCGGAGTTTCTGGGCGGGGATGCGGGCTGCGCCGTCGAATCCGGGGATGGAGACGAGGCGGATCGTGCGGCCGGAGTCGTTGCGCGTCGTGCCGATGACGGTGCCGCGCAGGATGTGGTGGCCGCCGTCGAAGGAGATCTGGGCGAGGGCTCCGGGCCGGTCGAGGTTGGGACGGTCGCTCATCGGCCGGTCCCGCCTTCGCCGAACTCGCGGAGCAGGCGGAGGAGCTCGGCGTCGTCCATGGTCGCGGTGATGGCCGGGCCGACGGGCAGCGGATCCGGGTCCCACCAGCCGTCGAGCGGTTCGGCGAGGCGGGCTTGGTGCGGTTCGAAGTGGTCGCGCTCGGTGCACTGGTAGAAGGGGCCTCGCGGTCCCATGAGGATGGGGAGCTGGTGGTCGAGGTGGTCGCGGAACCACAGGCCGATGCCGGTGGCGCCCTGGAGGCGCATCTCTTCCCACGAGTACCAGAGGGAGGAGAGGCGGACGATGGCCTCGGCATGGCGCCACCATTCGGCGCACCAGCGGAACTCGCCGCCGAGGGTGCGGCGGTAGATCGGGTTGAACTGCTCGGTCACCCATTCGGTGACGGTGGCGTAGCGGGTGTCAATCAGTTCGGCGGGCTGCTCGGTCATGGAAGATCCTCCGGAAGATGCGGCTGAGGCTGGTCATAAGCGGTCTCGTCCTTTCTGTGCGGGAACGTGCGGATGGGTCAGTGCTGGGTGGCGCCGTGCGCGATGGCGGCTTCGGCGCGGGTGATGGAGGCGGTGATGGCTTCGGCCTGCTCGCCCAAGTACCAGGGCTGAAGCCTGATGAGCGCGGGCTTCGCACCGGTGGCGAGAAGCAGGGCGGTGCCCGGTTTGAGGGCTCGGATAGCGGCGGGCTCCAGGATGTCCTGGCGGCGTAGGGAGACCTGTTCGCTGGTGCGGCCGTCGCCGTAGGTGAGGGAGCTGGTGGGGACGTCGTGCTGGCCGACGAGGGTGGCGAGGTCGCGGGCGAGGCGTGGTGAGTCGCCGCCGGCGCCGATGAGCTTGCGGGTGGTGGCTCCCCACAGGGCGGCCATGCCGTGCTCGTTCCAGACGGTGATGCCCTGCTCGTAGGACTGGAGGATGGTGACGGGGATGATGCCTCGGGAGCCGAGGTGGGAGTACAGCTCGGGCAGGTCGGTGATCCGGCAGATGTTCGCGGCCTCGTCCAGGACGACGACGAGCGGCGGGTCGAGGCGGCCGCCCATCCGTTCGGCGCGGCGTTCGGCGGCTCGCATGACGGCGTCGGTGAGCGCGGCGATCAGCGGGGACGCCGCCGAGCGGGACTTGGACAGCAGGTACAGCGTCGACAGGGGCGTGAAGTCCGGCGGGCGAAAGGCGGGCAGCCCGTCCTGCGGAGTCACCCACGCGATGATCTCCTCATCGCGCAGGCACTTCGCCGCGGTCCGCGCGGTCTGGTAGATGCCGTCCCGTGTTTCGACGGCGCCGTTCTGGGTGCCCTGGAGCGAGGACGCGAGCAGCTCGAACCCTCGGGCATGCAGCAGCTCGATCGGGGTCGGCACTCCCGGCTCGTCCAGCCAGCGCGCGACCTGGCGCAGCGTCCCACCGGAGCCCGACGCGGCGAGGAACAACGCGGTGAGGAGGTCCTGAGCCGCCGGCCCCCACAGGTCCTTCTTCTGCGGGTCGTCGACGGTGGCGACGAAGTGTCCTGCGAGCCGGTGCGCCTCCTCGACGGTCGAGAGTCCTTCGAGCGGGTTCCACCAGAACGTCTGGGGCTGGTAGGCGATGCGCTGCGGGTCGAACAGCCAGATCTCCTCGCGCAGGTCGGCGGTCGCCGCCCAAAGGTCGGCCTTGTTGCTGGTGACGACGACGGGGCCGGGCGCGGAGAGCACGTAAGGGATCGCCAGGGCCGTCGTCTTGCCCGAGCGGGGGGCCATGAACGCCGTGATCGTGTCCTCCCACGAGGAGAACAGCGCGGGGCCTTCGCCTCTCGGGACCATCAGTTTCCCGAGGAGGAGCCCGATGTGCGCGTCGGACGCCTTCGCGTCCTTGAGAGAGCGGCGCAGCTTCACCGCGCGGGCCGAAGTCGTCTCGCGGGTCAGCCCGTCGACTCCCGGGTTCCGGGCGAGCGCTGCCACGGGGTCGTCCGGCGCAGGGCGGCCGATCTGGAAAAGGCGCAGAGCTACGAAGGCCGCGGGCGCGAAGGTGAGCAGCCAGGTCAGAATGACGAGCCAGGTCGGCGTGCCCGGCCAGGCCGCGGCCCAGTCCCTCGTGATCAGGGCGCCGATGAAGCGGGTGCCGAAGTCCGCGACCTCTCCCCCGCTGAGGAAGGCCGCCGCCCACGCTCCAGCCCACAGCACCCAGGAGACGCCGACCGGCACCCAGCAGACGATCAGCACCATCCAGCCGACGGCCCCGTTCGCTTGAACCGCGGAAGGCCTCGGCCCCAACGTGCGGGTCATCGTGCCACCTCCTTGCGGATCGCGCGGTCGGTGTCGTAGAGCGCGTGTTCGGCGCCGACGAGGGTGAGCTGGACGGGCAGGCCGAGCCGCTCACCGGTCTTGATCAGGTACTTGCCCCGGCCCGGGTGCCGCGCTCCGGGCTGCCAGGTCTCCGGCGCCGACCAGGACGTGACGAGCTGCTGCTCCGGCCCGGTCAGCGGGGTGATCTCATGGACACGGGCGAGCTCGCGCGGCGGCAGGCCGGCCAGGATCGTGATCGCGCTGCGGTCGACGAACCCGCGCGCCTTCGCCCGGTCCTCCTCGGTCGGCAGCGCATCCAAGTCGGACAGCGAGTGCGTGATCATGATGGTGCCCATGCCCTTGGCGCGGCTGAGGCGGGTCAGGGCGTCGGCGTGCTCGACCAGGCCTGGTGCGCCGCGCAGCGCCCGCCACAGCTCGTCCATCACCCCGAGGTAGGAGCGGCGAGGGCCGCCCGCGGCTTCGGCGGCGTCGACGGTGCCGTAGGCGTAGGACCAGGTGCAGAGCATCGCGGCGGTCAGGAGCTTGTCTCCTGCGGCTCCGACGCGGGAGATGTCGACGCTGATCGCGGGCGCGTCCAGATCGAGCGGTCTGGTGGTCGGGCCGTCGAACACCCCGGCCAGGGAGCCGTGGCACAGCAGGTCGAGCGCGAAGACGAGATCGCGGACTTCGCGCCGGTAGTCCTGCTCGGTGCTGGTGCGGGCCGCGCTCCATAGTTCCTGCGGCCCCTCCTCCAGCGCGACGAGCACGTCCGGCACCGACGGCTCGACGTCGAGGCGCCGGTCGAGGAAGTCGATGGCCTTGCCCAGCACGACCTCCTCGGCGTTGGTGATCCGGCTTTCGCGCACCAGCGTGCACAGCGCCAGGAGCAGCGACAGCCGACGTCCTCGGACCTCCGCCCGGAGGGTCTCCGCGCGCGGTCCCGTGAGGCTGCGCAGTACGCCGCCGAGCGGGCCGGAGTCCAGCGGGTTCACCCGGTCGAGGCCGCGGCCGATGCGGATCACCTGGCCGCCGAGGTGCTCGACGAGCTCGGTGTAGTCGGGCTTGGTGTCGCCGAGGATGATCGGCGTGGTGCCGGTCGCGACGGCGCCGGTGACCAGGCGCTTCACCAGCGTCGACTTGCCGGTGCCCGGCTGGCCGAGCACGAAGGCGCCCGGATTGGTGACCAGCCCTGCTCGGCACCAGGCCAGTGGATCGAGGCAGACCGCTTCCCCGTGCAGGAGGTGGCGGCCGACGGGGGTGCCGACCGTCGGGCTTCCCGCACCCGCGACGTAGGGGAACAGACCGCACAGCTGGGTCGTCGTCGCCTGGAACTCGGGCGCGACGGCCACGTGGGCGGCCCAGCCGCCGAAGCGCTCCGGCCAGCCCCGGACTCCGGCGAGCGGCTCGGCGGCCACGAGTTCCTCGACACCGCGCAGCGGTTTCCGGCCCGTCGCGCCCTTACGGCGGCGCAGCCCCTCCCCCGCATCGTTTCGCGTCTTCACAAGGACCTCCTCGTCAGGTCGGGCGGGCAGATCCCGCACGGCAGGGTCGTCGCGAAGCCCGCGGCCTGGCTGCCCCACAGCCGGCGCAGCCGGATCTTGCTGGACTCGGCCGCCGACTCCACATCGCCGACGGCATGCGGCAGCTGCCCGGGATCGGTGATGGTGACCGTCGCGTACAGCGACACCAGGCACAGGCCGGCGCCTGCCGCTTCTTCGGCCGCGGCCTGCCGAGCGCGCGCGGCGTCCCAGGCGTCGTGCGCGGTCTCGTCGCGGCCGGTGCGGCGGCGCACCTGGGCGCGGAACGCGGCGGCGTTGACCTCGTTCTGCAGTACCCGGCTGGCCGTCGACGAGCTCAGCGCCCGGTACAGCAGCGTGACCCGCTTCGGGTACGGTCCCGGGGCCACGAGCCGGGCCAGGACGTCGGAGTGCACGCTCTGGCGGGGAGGCTCCTGCCATCCCCAGGTGACGCTCGCAGCGCCGTCGTGCTCGTACCGGTCGGTGTACTCGGCGGCGTGGACCGGGCCCGCGTCGGACCAGCCGAGGATCTCCGCGGAGTCAGGCCGGTTGACGAGGCGGGTGGCCTCCCCGCGGGCGCGCGGGTCGAAGGACGTGCGGATCGCGGCGGCCAGTTCCGCCGCGGTCATCCGGCCGGTGACGGCGACGCCGCAGCCGCCGAGCCGGGATGCCAGCGAGTCCAGCGTCCTGCCGAACTCCGCGCAGGCTTCCGTCACGTCGGCCGCCTCGGTCACCTTCGGGTCGAAGGTGATGGAGACCCGGGTAGCGACCTCGGCCGAAGCTGCAGGAGCGGAGGCGACGAGGTGGTCCATGATCCGTCGCGCTTGCTCCGGCGCCGCAGGGCTCATGGCGCCGCGGACGGCGTCGGCGAGTGCGGCTCCGGGCGACGGCGCGGTGTCCACGGTGACGGAGACCCATCTGATCATCGGCAGGTGCCCGAGCGAGGCCAGCCACCCTCCCCAGGTCGCCACCCAAGCGTCGGCCTCCCGCTGCTCCGCGAGCCACGTCGACGATGGGATGACGGACAGCGTCGCGGTGAGCAGACCCGTCCGGCGGTCCCAGATGACGCCGAAGCGGCCGCCGTAGCCGTCCTCCGCCGACAACAGGGTCAGCGGAGCGAGCACGCCGGGGAGCTGGAAGGCACGCGGGTGGTCGACAACGATCCCCGCCCGGTAACGGTTGCGGCCGCGAAGGACGCCGTACCACCAGCGGACGCGGGCGAGC harbors:
- a CDS encoding DUF4913 domain-containing protein, coding for MTEQPAELIDTRYATVTEWVTEQFNPIYRRTLGGEFRWCAEWWRHAEAIVRLSSLWYSWEEMRLQGATGIGLWFRDHLDHQLPILMGPRGPFYQCTERDHFEPHQARLAEPLDGWWDPDPLPVGPAITATMDDAELLRLLREFGEGGTGR
- a CDS encoding type IV secretory system conjugative DNA transfer family protein encodes the protein MTRTLGPRPSAVQANGAVGWMVLIVCWVPVGVSWVLWAGAWAAAFLSGGEVADFGTRFIGALITRDWAAAWPGTPTWLVILTWLLTFAPAAFVALRLFQIGRPAPDDPVAALARNPGVDGLTRETTSARAVKLRRSLKDAKASDAHIGLLLGKLMVPRGEGPALFSSWEDTITAFMAPRSGKTTALAIPYVLSAPGPVVVTSNKADLWAATADLREEIWLFDPQRIAYQPQTFWWNPLEGLSTVEEAHRLAGHFVATVDDPQKKDLWGPAAQDLLTALFLAASGSGGTLRQVARWLDEPGVPTPIELLHARGFELLASSLQGTQNGAVETRDGIYQTARTAAKCLRDEEIIAWVTPQDGLPAFRPPDFTPLSTLYLLSKSRSAASPLIAALTDAVMRAAERRAERMGGRLDPPLVVVLDEAANICRITDLPELYSHLGSRGIIPVTILQSYEQGITVWNEHGMAALWGATTRKLIGAGGDSPRLARDLATLVGQHDVPTSSLTYGDGRTSEQVSLRRQDILEPAAIRALKPGTALLLATGAKPALIRLQPWYLGEQAEAITASITRAEAAIAHGATQH
- a CDS encoding SCO6880 family protein, which gives rise to MSDVLRTYGGWRRRRGLGLAGLDTATTFVVLAFALVFLTTAIAAPQAALYLVPPAAVVGVFGLIRIGGQTLAVLTLARVRWWYGVLRGRNRYRAGIVVDHPRAFQLPGVLAPLTLLSAEDGYGGRFGVIWDRRTGLLTATLSVIPSSTWLAEQREADAWVATWGGWLASLGHLPMIRWVSVTVDTAPSPGAALADAVRGAMSPAAPEQARRIMDHLVASAPAASAEVATRVSITFDPKVTEAADVTEACAEFGRTLDSLASRLGGCGVAVTGRMTAAELAAAIRTSFDPRARGEATRLVNRPDSAEILGWSDAGPVHAAEYTDRYEHDGAASVTWGWQEPPRQSVHSDVLARLVAPGPYPKRVTLLYRALSSSTASRVLQNEVNAAAFRAQVRRRTGRDETAHDAWDAARARQAAAEEAAGAGLCLVSLYATVTITDPGQLPHAVGDVESAAESSKIRLRRLWGSQAAGFATTLPCGICPPDLTRRSL